Proteins encoded by one window of Cucurbita pepo subsp. pepo cultivar mu-cu-16 chromosome LG14, ASM280686v2, whole genome shotgun sequence:
- the LOC111810765 gene encoding subtilisin-like protease SBT5.3, protein MEFFNLPPLLVSFFLLVLLQTSTIAAKKSYIVYLGSHSHGLNPSAIDLQLATQTHYNLLGSVLGSNEAAKEAIFYSYNRHINAFAAVLDQKVAEDIAKHHDVVSVHENKKLKLHTTRSWNFLEVENDGGIPLNSLWNLSRFGESTIIGNLDSGVWPESKSFSDEGYGPIPTRWKGSCEGGTNFSCNRKLIGVRYFNKGFASDTGPLNSSYETARDVDGHGTHTLSTAGGNFVKGVSILGNSYGTAKGGSPKALVAAYKVCWSTDTGDGCFMADILAGFEAAISDGVDVLSVSLGGGIQEFSDDLIAIGSFHAVQNGITVVCSAGNSGPSDGTVLNVAPWMITVGASTIDRLFTSYVVLGDKRQFKGESVSSKLLPPKKFYPLIRALDAKSNNTSSTEAILCRKGSLNPEKVKGKIVVCLRGENSRAEKGYVVAQAGGVGMILANDKQYGDDLSASPHFLPAAHISYTDGESVYQYIQSTKTPIAYMTQVTELGIKPAPIMASFSSRGPNVVEPSILKPDITAPGVDIIAAFSEAASITDLPYDKRHTQFITLSGTSMSCPHISGIVGLLKTLYPKWSPAAIRSAIMTTAVTEANDLNPILSLEKEKANPLAYGAGHVQPNKAANPGLVYDLSTQDYLNFLCARGYNKTQMKLFTNDTSFVCSKSFKVTDLNYPSISMNNLKSEAVEIKRRVKNVGSPGTYVAQVEAPPGVSVSVDPSTLKFTKTDEEKDFKVVLRRVSNNQTEEHVFGKLVWSDGKHRVSSPIFVILRI, encoded by the exons ATGGAGTTCTTCAATCTTCCTCCTTTACTTGtgtccttctttcttttggttcttttgCAAACATCCACCATTGCAGCCAAGAAG TCTTATATTGTTTACTTGGGATCACATTCACATGGATTGAATCCTTCCGCAATTGATCTTCAACTTGCAACACAAACCCACTACAATCTACTTGGATCCGTGTTAGGAAG CAACGAAGCAGCTAAggaagcaatcttttactcaTACAATAGACATATCAATGCCTTTGCAGCTGTTCTTGATCAGAAAGTTGCAGAAGATATAGCAA agcATCATGATGTGGTATCAGTACATGAgaacaaaaaactaaaactgCACACTACACGATCATGGAACTTTCTTGAAGTTGAGAATGACGGTGGAATTCCTTTGAACTCACTTTGGAACCtttcaagatttggtgaatcTACAATCATTGGCAACCTTGACTCTG GTGTTTGGCCAGAATCAAAGAGTTTTAGTGACGAAGGATATGGACCTATCCCAACAAGATGGAAGGGAAGTTGTGAAGGTGGCACCAACTTTAGTTGCAACAG AAAGCTGATTGGAGTACGATATTTCAACAAAGGCTTTGCATCCGACACGGGACCTCTCAACTCAAGCTATGAAACAGCAAGGGACGTTGATGGGCACGGAACACACACCTTATCCACTGCTGGAGGCAATTTCGTTAAAGGAGTAAGCATTTTAGGGAATAGTTATGGCACTGCAAAAGGGGGTTCTCCTAAAGCCCTTGTTGCTGCCTATAAAGTATGTTGGTCTACAGATACAGGTGATGGGTGTTTTATGGCCGATATTCTAGCTGGCTTTGAAGCTGCCATTAGTGATGGAGTTGATGTTCTGTCGGTTTCACTCGGTGGAGGTATTCAAGAATTTTCCGACGATCTTATAGCTATAGGGTCCTTCCATGCAGTGCAGAATGGCATCACTGTTGTTTGTTCAGCTGGAAATTCAGGACCAAGTGATGGTACTGTCTTAAATGTCGCACCATGGATGATAACTGTGGGAGCTAGCACAATCGACAGGCTTTTTACAAGTTACGTGGTGTTGGGAGACAAGAGGCAATTCAAG GGTGAAAGTGTTTCTAGTAAATTATTGCCACCTAAGAAGTTCTATCCACTGATCCGTGCTTTAGATGCAAAATCCAACAACACCTCTAGTACCGAAGC CATACTATGTCGTAAAGGGTCTCTTAATCCTGAAAaggtaaaaggaaaaattgtaGTTTGCCTTAGAGGAGAAAATTCAAGAGCAGAGAAAGGTTATGTGGTTGCTCAAGCAGGTGGTGTTGGGATGATTCTAGCTAATGACAAGCAATATGGGGATGATCTTTCGGCTAGTCCTCACTTTCTTCCTGCTGCACATATAAGCTATACCGATGGTGAATCAGTCTACCAATACATCCAATCTACTAA AACCCCAATAGCTTACATGACTCAGGTGACTGAGTTGGGAATCAAACCAGCACCAATTATGGCTTCATTCTCTTCGAGAGGTCCCAACGTAGTTGAGCCCTCAATACTCAAG cCTGATATAACAGCACCAGGGGTGGATATAATAGCGGCTTTCTCTGAAGCAGCATCCATAACTGATTTACCTTATGATAAGCGTCATACTCAATTTATTACATTATCGGGCACTTCCATGTCATGCCCCCATATTTCTGGCATCGTCGGCCTTCTCAAAACGCTTTATCCAAAATGGAGTCCAGCAGCTATCAGATCTGCCATCATGACCACAG cGGTTACCGAAGCCAATGACTTAAATCCAATACTAAGCTTAGAAAAGGAGAAAGCAAACCCATTGGCATATGGTGCAGGTCATGTCCAACCAAACAAAGCAGCAAATCCAGGCCTTGTTTACGACCTCTCCACTCAAGACTACTTGAACTTCCTATGTGCCCGTGGCTACAATAAAACACAAATGAAACTATTCACTAATGATACTTCATTTGTTTGTTCAAAGTCATTCAAAGTAACAGATTTGAACTACCCATCAATCTCAATGAATAATCTAAAATCAGAGGCAGTAGAGATCAAAAGAAGAGTAAAAAATGTGGGAAGTCCAGGCACGTATGTTGCTCAAGTCGAGGCACCACCAGGAGTTTCTGTTTCGGTAGACCCAAGTACTTTGAAATTCACTAAAACTGATGAAGAGAAGGATTTCAAAGTTGTGTTAAGGAGGGTGTCAAATAATCAAACTGAAGAGCATGTGTTTGGAAAACTTGTATGGTCTGATGGGAAACATCGTGTTAGTAGCCCGATTTTTGTGATATTACGGATTTAG